The genomic segment CGCGCGCCGGATCGCGGGCGAGGAGCCGAGGCCCTCGTACCGGGAGAAGTCGAGCGGCTCGCCGAAGCGCACGCGGACCTTCGCGAACCGGGGGATCTTCTTGCCCACCGGCAGCAGCTGCTCCGTGCCGCTCAGCGCCACCGGGACGACGGTGGCGCCCGTCTCGAGGGCCAGGCTGCCGACACCGGTGTGCCCGCGGTGCAGCCGGCCGTCCAGCGAACGCGTGCCCTCGGGGTAGATCGCGAACGTCTCACCGGACTCCAGCACCCGGCGCGCCGCGCCGAGGGCGGCGAGTCCGGCCATCGCGTTGCCCCGCTCGACGGGCACGTACCCGAGCGCGGACAGGAACGCGGCCAGCGAACGGCCCTTGAGGCCCCGGCCGGAGAAGTACTCCGCCTTGCCGAGGAAACGCACCGGTCGCGGCGACACCAGCGCGAGCACGGCCGTGTCGATCGCCGAGCGGTGGTTGGGGGCGAACAGCACCGGTCCGGACGTCGGAACGTTCTCCACGCCCTCGACCTGGGGGCGGTAGACGAGCCGGGCCAGCGGTGCGAGAGCACCACGGATCAGCAGTTGCAGCACGGTCCCTCCCGTTGGTGATCGCCAACCAGGATCGCACGGCCGGAAGCGTCGCCCGAGGGGTGGCTGGCGAAGCACACGAGCGTTCCGCGCGTGTGTCACGATCGTGATGTGACCACTGCCCTGATCTACCTCCTCGTGATGCTGCTGGTGGCGGCCGTGGTGTTCCTGGTGGCGTCGCTCGTCTTCGGCCGGGGCGAGGAGCTGGCTCCGCTCGAACCCGGGAGCTCACCCACGCGGCTGCCCGCCGACGAC from the Saccharomonospora azurea NA-128 genome contains:
- a CDS encoding lysophospholipid acyltransferase family protein, with amino-acid sequence MLQLLIRGALAPLARLVYRPQVEGVENVPTSGPVLFAPNHRSAIDTAVLALVSPRPVRFLGKAEYFSGRGLKGRSLAAFLSALGYVPVERGNAMAGLAALGAARRVLESGETFAIYPEGTRSLDGRLHRGHTGVGSLALETGATVVPVALSGTEQLLPVGKKIPRFAKVRVRFGEPLDFSRYEGLGSSPAIRRAVTDEIMYSIMELSGLEYVDRYHRRPAEDQADAA